Proteins encoded together in one Planctomyces sp. SH-PL14 window:
- a CDS encoding ComEC/Rec2 family competence protein, which produces MEPKPPLPSLSSPRPTDRIGRTLPREPLVAIATALGLGILLGWSLPLAPLPLAVAGTVAAIGGSLFRGRAAAWSALAAWLIVGAVRWELAAGPPAPSDISSLFPAAADSPVELEGTIASAPEFHDPPDSAPAWQRIVRSRFDLDVTAVVATRPTPATGRVAVTVDGHVLGLEPGDPVRLVGRLSTPSPPMNPGDFDFPAYLAGREIRRIVRSDHPDAVIRREGPSDWRYGVARLRARLRAHALALLRDVLSPEDAALAGSLLLGDRTGMTDEVEDEFAASGTMHILAISGQHVVIFLMLVGIVLRGFNVSPGRMAWLLLAAVALYLYLTDQRPPVVRAALLTAFVLSGLRWGRIAPGLNALAATAIVLLLANPHHLFDIGAQLSFLAVAALVAMARLRSTLRAERVDGPDLSPDPTWWRKAAEWFLAQTWTLLLLTAAVFVFTLPIQLATFHIAAPIGFGANVLLAPLVVVILGTGYALLGVGLLAPWLAPPLAALFSAALWLFHAIIQGAANTPWGHFDSPGPPVWWTAVYYVLLLGGLFFARGRMRVWAAHSVAVWVIVGLLPGLFADQEPALRCTFVSVGHGGGILVEAPNGRTLLYDAGAMTAGDAAARSIRNQLWRHGRQRIDAVILSHADADHFNALPRLLDSVPVGTVFVSRAFCDLSQPSVAALLDQIAAAGVPIRLLSQGDQLQVDPILKVAVLHPPAEGQDPLDNANSLVLEILFRGKRLLLTGDLEESGLLRLLAQRPRVCDLLLAPHHGSRTCNTPDLARWATPRVVVVSAGRGDRIDHLRQVYPHAEPILSTGEAGCITVSFPADGAMQVDSWLKPAPRPSPGRNTLPAPSGMSQSR; this is translated from the coding sequence GTGGAACCGAAGCCGCCGCTGCCGTCACTTTCGTCGCCGCGGCCGACGGACCGGATCGGGCGGACGCTGCCGCGGGAGCCGCTGGTGGCGATTGCCACGGCGCTGGGGCTCGGAATCCTGCTTGGCTGGTCGCTGCCGCTGGCTCCTCTTCCTCTGGCTGTGGCAGGGACCGTCGCAGCCATCGGGGGCAGTCTGTTTCGAGGCCGCGCGGCCGCCTGGTCGGCGCTCGCCGCGTGGCTGATCGTCGGCGCCGTGCGATGGGAACTCGCCGCCGGCCCGCCGGCCCCTTCGGACATCTCAAGCCTCTTCCCCGCCGCGGCCGACTCTCCGGTCGAACTGGAAGGGACGATTGCCTCCGCGCCGGAGTTTCACGACCCGCCGGACTCCGCCCCGGCCTGGCAGCGGATTGTGCGGTCCCGCTTTGACCTCGATGTGACCGCCGTGGTGGCGACCCGCCCCACGCCGGCGACGGGGCGGGTCGCCGTCACGGTCGACGGCCATGTGCTCGGCCTCGAACCGGGCGATCCGGTCCGACTTGTCGGCCGGCTCTCCACACCGTCGCCTCCGATGAACCCGGGCGACTTCGACTTTCCCGCCTACCTGGCGGGGCGCGAAATCCGGCGGATCGTGCGGTCAGACCATCCTGACGCCGTCATCCGTCGTGAGGGCCCGTCCGACTGGCGGTATGGCGTCGCGCGGCTTCGGGCTCGTTTGCGGGCTCACGCCCTGGCGCTCCTGCGGGATGTACTGTCTCCGGAGGACGCGGCCCTCGCGGGCTCCCTGCTGCTGGGGGACCGGACCGGGATGACGGACGAAGTCGAAGACGAGTTCGCTGCCAGCGGGACGATGCACATCCTGGCGATCTCCGGTCAGCACGTGGTGATCTTCCTGATGCTCGTCGGGATCGTCCTGCGGGGATTCAACGTGTCTCCGGGGAGGATGGCGTGGCTGCTCCTGGCCGCCGTCGCGCTCTACCTCTATCTCACCGATCAGCGTCCGCCGGTCGTGCGGGCCGCCCTGCTCACGGCGTTCGTCCTCTCGGGGCTCCGTTGGGGACGCATCGCCCCCGGACTCAACGCGCTCGCGGCGACGGCGATCGTGCTCCTGCTCGCGAATCCGCACCACCTGTTCGACATCGGGGCTCAGCTTTCGTTCCTGGCCGTGGCCGCTCTCGTCGCGATGGCCCGGCTTCGGAGCACCCTTCGGGCGGAGCGTGTCGACGGACCAGACCTGAGCCCCGACCCGACGTGGTGGCGGAAGGCCGCCGAGTGGTTCCTGGCCCAGACCTGGACGCTCCTCCTTCTGACGGCGGCGGTGTTTGTCTTCACGCTGCCGATCCAACTGGCGACGTTCCACATCGCGGCGCCGATCGGATTCGGGGCCAACGTCCTGCTCGCGCCGCTCGTCGTCGTCATCCTGGGGACGGGCTATGCACTCCTCGGGGTGGGCCTGCTCGCCCCCTGGCTCGCGCCGCCGCTGGCCGCGCTCTTCTCCGCGGCGCTCTGGCTCTTTCACGCCATCATTCAGGGAGCCGCGAACACTCCGTGGGGCCACTTCGACTCCCCGGGGCCGCCGGTGTGGTGGACCGCGGTCTACTACGTCCTGCTGCTGGGAGGCCTGTTCTTCGCCCGCGGCCGGATGCGCGTGTGGGCGGCGCACTCCGTCGCCGTCTGGGTCATCGTCGGTCTTCTGCCCGGTCTCTTCGCGGACCAGGAGCCGGCGCTGCGATGCACGTTCGTCTCGGTGGGCCACGGCGGTGGAATCCTCGTCGAAGCGCCGAACGGGCGAACGCTCCTGTACGACGCGGGAGCGATGACGGCAGGAGACGCCGCGGCCAGGAGCATCCGAAATCAGCTCTGGCGACACGGCCGCCAGCGGATCGACGCCGTCATCCTCTCCCACGCGGACGCCGATCACTTCAACGCCCTGCCGCGGCTCCTCGATTCGGTTCCGGTCGGGACAGTCTTCGTCTCCCGCGCATTCTGCGATCTGTCGCAGCCCAGCGTGGCGGCGCTCCTCGATCAGATCGCCGCGGCGGGCGTTCCGATCCGGCTTCTGTCGCAGGGAGACCAGCTGCAAGTCGACCCGATTCTGAAGGTCGCGGTGCTCCATCCACCCGCGGAGGGTCAGGATCCGCTCGACAACGCCAACAGCCTGGTGCTTGAGATTCTCTTCCGTGGAAAGCGTCTCCTTCTGACAGGCGACCTGGAAGAGAGCGGGTTGCTGCGGCTGCTGGCTCAGAGACCTCGCGTCTGCGACCTGCTGCTCGCGCCGCATCACGGCTCCCGCACGTGCAACACGCCGGACCTCGCTCGCTGGGCCACGCCGCGCGTCGTTGTCGTGAGCGCGGGCCGCGGAGATCGGATCGACCATCTGCGGCAGGTGTACCCGCACGCGGAGCCCATCCTCTCGACGGGGGAGGCCGGATGCATCACGGTCTCGTTCCCCGCGGACGGGGCCATGCAGGTCGACTCGTGGCTCAAACCCGCCCCGCGACCGTCTCCCGGGAGGAACACGCTGCCCGCGCCGTCGGGCATGAGCCAGAGTCGATGA
- a CDS encoding ABC transporter permease, producing MSEAPSTPPAGSPRARRGWLLRTHEWALIASILAVIAATAMADSNHAYLRKPQQCLKDNLRNLAPIGMLALGATVVIIAGGIDLSLGSTAAFCATICISLMIVLSPEGTFGVGKPLATWVVVVSCLGSMLAGLMVGTLHTWLIVALRLPPFIVTLGTLVGLRSFARAITSWVTRNYRGGGTGSEEIQFNEPFIEYLDSNVWISVTVLLVLALVIWVVLSSTVLGRHVYALGGNEQASILSGIRTNNVKWFAYAFSGLAASLAGVFYIAKQHSLSPTTMAGGHELNAIAAAVVGGCSLQGGVGTVIGTVLGAVFLQAVVDAVQRIVKTNSNMYEGMIVGIVVVLAVTVSQLDQIFRGRRLFDGKLGLMAIPILSVVAGVLALVTAGERIGIIAGGVVLVLLTAVRVLESIRSRASG from the coding sequence ATGTCTGAAGCTCCGTCCACCCCTCCGGCTGGTTCCCCACGCGCGCGTCGCGGGTGGCTGCTCCGTACGCACGAGTGGGCCCTGATCGCGTCCATCCTGGCGGTGATCGCCGCGACGGCGATGGCCGACTCGAACCACGCTTATCTGCGGAAGCCCCAGCAGTGCCTGAAGGACAACCTCCGCAACCTGGCGCCGATCGGGATGCTCGCCCTGGGAGCGACGGTCGTCATCATCGCCGGCGGGATTGATCTCTCGCTCGGCTCGACGGCCGCCTTCTGTGCGACGATCTGCATCTCGCTGATGATCGTCCTCTCGCCGGAGGGGACGTTCGGTGTCGGAAAGCCGCTGGCGACGTGGGTTGTCGTGGTCTCCTGTCTGGGATCGATGCTCGCAGGGCTGATGGTCGGGACGCTGCACACCTGGCTGATCGTGGCGCTGCGGCTGCCGCCGTTCATCGTGACGCTCGGCACGCTCGTGGGACTGCGGAGCTTCGCCCGGGCGATTACGTCGTGGGTGACCCGGAATTACCGCGGCGGCGGAACCGGCTCCGAGGAGATCCAGTTCAACGAGCCGTTCATCGAGTACCTGGACTCCAACGTCTGGATCTCGGTGACGGTGCTGCTGGTCCTGGCCCTCGTGATCTGGGTCGTGCTCTCCAGCACGGTTCTTGGACGCCACGTCTACGCTCTCGGCGGCAACGAGCAGGCGTCGATCCTGAGCGGGATCCGGACCAACAACGTCAAGTGGTTCGCCTACGCCTTCAGCGGGCTGGCGGCCAGCCTGGCGGGCGTGTTTTACATCGCCAAGCAGCACAGCCTGAGTCCCACCACGATGGCTGGGGGGCATGAGCTGAATGCGATCGCCGCGGCGGTCGTCGGCGGCTGCAGCCTCCAGGGGGGCGTGGGGACAGTGATCGGGACCGTGCTGGGGGCGGTCTTCCTGCAGGCGGTCGTCGACGCGGTCCAGCGGATTGTGAAGACGAACTCGAACATGTACGAAGGGATGATCGTGGGGATCGTCGTCGTGCTGGCGGTGACGGTGAGCCAGCTCGACCAGATCTTCCGCGGCCGACGGCTGTTCGATGGCAAGCTCGGCCTGATGGCGATTCCGATCCTGTCGGTGGTCGCCGGGGTGCTGGCCCTGGTCACCGCGGGCGAGCGAATCGGCATAATCGCCGGCGGCGTGGTCCTGGTCCTGCTGACCGCGGTTCGCGTGCTGGAGTCGATCCGCAGCCGGGCCTCCGGCTGA
- a CDS encoding substrate-binding domain-containing protein, producing MPAPGRLFPLRGFSLLSLLAILFVGCAESDKPVAKSNSEPSASAPAGTKRLIFLTNGEDPFWDTCNAGFQEAAKTLGLQDAKLTVDFHKNSGGEVGQINRLKQYGTESDIAGIAISVVNADNVGIAKEMKSLMDAGVKVITVDGDLNMETYPGHRSYYIGTDNLVAGRVLGTAAKQVLASRKKESGAYVQFAGFRDNDNARKRMNGFQETIGESYKELDRMPDQMARDKARDNVRAAIDNFEKDGLVALVGIWAYNAPAIAGVVKERKARDKFAVCTFDADQQAIVDMGEGNIDVMVVQNPFDMGFQAVRMMKAMLANDEATIKEMFPKPAGEPGADVYTTGLRVVVPGPESPLKPEMFDSKTVEFMELPAFKSWLDKYKLISS from the coding sequence ATGCCCGCGCCCGGCCGTCTCTTCCCGCTCCGGGGATTTTCGCTCCTCAGCCTGCTGGCAATCCTCTTCGTTGGATGCGCTGAGTCGGACAAACCCGTCGCCAAGTCCAACTCGGAACCGTCGGCGTCCGCTCCGGCGGGGACAAAGCGGCTGATCTTCCTGACCAACGGGGAAGACCCGTTCTGGGACACCTGCAACGCCGGCTTCCAGGAGGCGGCCAAGACGCTCGGGCTCCAGGACGCCAAGCTGACCGTCGACTTCCACAAGAACAGCGGCGGTGAAGTCGGCCAGATCAATCGCCTCAAGCAGTACGGCACGGAGTCCGACATCGCCGGGATCGCGATCTCGGTGGTCAATGCGGACAACGTCGGCATCGCCAAGGAAATGAAGAGCCTGATGGACGCCGGCGTGAAGGTCATCACGGTCGACGGCGACCTGAACATGGAGACCTACCCGGGACATCGCTCGTACTACATCGGGACGGACAACCTCGTCGCCGGTCGCGTTCTGGGGACGGCGGCCAAGCAGGTCCTTGCGAGCCGCAAGAAAGAGAGCGGCGCGTACGTCCAGTTCGCCGGCTTCCGCGACAATGACAACGCCCGCAAACGGATGAACGGCTTCCAGGAAACGATCGGCGAGTCCTACAAGGAGCTCGACCGGATGCCGGATCAGATGGCTCGCGACAAGGCTCGCGACAACGTCCGGGCCGCGATCGACAACTTCGAAAAGGACGGCCTCGTGGCCCTCGTCGGCATCTGGGCCTACAACGCTCCGGCCATCGCCGGCGTCGTGAAGGAGCGGAAAGCCCGCGACAAGTTCGCCGTCTGCACGTTCGACGCCGACCAGCAGGCGATCGTCGACATGGGGGAAGGGAACATCGACGTGATGGTCGTCCAGAATCCGTTCGACATGGGCTTCCAGGCCGTGCGGATGATGAAGGCGATGCTGGCGAACGACGAGGCGACGATCAAGGAGATGTTCCCGAAGCCGGCGGGCGAGCCGGGCGCGGACGTCTACACGACCGGCCTGCGGGTCGTGGTTCCGGGACCGGAGTCCCCCCTGAAGCCGGAGATGTTCGACTCCAAGACGGTCGAGTTCATGGAACTCCCCGCGTTCAAGAGCTGGCTCGACAAGTACAAGCTCATCAGCTCGTAG
- the cmk gene encoding (d)CMP kinase, whose amino-acid sequence MIVTIDGPAGTGKSTAARRLAEQLGFQFLDTGAMYRVVALRCLEQTANPESDEASGALARSAEITFEDCRTFLGGRDVSHLIRETNVTQAASLVARNPSVRSAMVELQRAFATGRDIVTEGRDQGTVVFPMAELKLYLTADPVERARRRFDELRAQGQSVTIEELLEQQGLRDQRDQTRDVAPLRAADDAVVIDTTSLSIEQVLERMLELVTARRSR is encoded by the coding sequence ATGATTGTGACGATCGACGGTCCGGCCGGAACGGGAAAGAGCACCGCCGCGCGGCGTCTGGCGGAGCAACTCGGCTTTCAGTTTCTCGACACCGGGGCGATGTACCGCGTTGTGGCGCTGCGGTGCCTGGAACAGACCGCCAATCCCGAAAGCGACGAGGCGAGCGGGGCCCTGGCCCGGTCGGCGGAGATCACCTTCGAAGACTGCCGGACGTTCCTGGGCGGCCGGGACGTCTCGCACCTGATCCGGGAAACGAACGTGACACAGGCGGCGTCGCTCGTCGCGCGGAACCCGTCGGTCCGGTCCGCGATGGTGGAACTGCAGCGGGCCTTCGCGACCGGCCGGGATATTGTCACCGAAGGGCGGGACCAGGGAACCGTGGTGTTTCCCATGGCGGAGCTCAAGCTCTATCTGACGGCGGATCCCGTCGAACGGGCCCGGCGGCGGTTCGACGAACTCCGCGCTCAGGGGCAGTCGGTCACGATCGAAGAGCTGCTCGAGCAGCAGGGACTGCGGGACCAGCGGGACCAGACGCGGGATGTCGCTCCGCTCCGCGCGGCCGACGACGCGGTCGTGATCGACACGACGTCGCTCTCGATCGAGCAGGTCCTGGAGCGGATGCTGGAGCTCGTGACCGCCCGGCGAAGCCGCTGA
- a CDS encoding SpoIIE family protein phosphatase, giving the protein MPRIVLLQQGQATPFDLKQGDNIIGRLPECDIQINSNMVSRKHARILCEGEKVSIEDLGSGNGTFLNTTKVEGLTPLKNNDRLKLGPIMFRVEAASDNAPDDSSSAVLRQAEKYSDVQIAADEITSTIMGAAEHTEGFGLLDVQPQAKLKAILEITRSLAGSHDVEKILPKVLDTLFAIFPHADRGVIILKDAAGNMVPRAMKHRRDETDESVKLSRTIVKTVLEQKKAILSADASSDTQFQASESISSLSIRSMMCAPLISMSGEPMGLINIDTLNPLSQFKKEDLDIMIAVAGQASMSYESARLLQSYVEKQKQDSEMNIARDVQRALLPERMPDLPGYEFYTTYEAAQAVGGDYYDVIPLVDGKVCLAFGDVAGKGVPASLVMSRISSVVRSTVEFVQDAAEAVFKINNHMCAKAVEGRFVTFVYVILDTVNHKMSLVNAGHMSPMIRKPDGTVEEFTEDTVGVPIGVVEDYPFDAVTRALNPGETVVIFTDGVSEAMNHAGDLYGTDVLRNFVAQNSPRASVLGPAIRADVKRHAAGRPQNDDITLMVFGRNPG; this is encoded by the coding sequence ATGCCGCGGATCGTTCTCCTCCAGCAGGGGCAGGCTACCCCGTTTGATCTGAAGCAGGGGGACAACATCATTGGTCGCCTCCCGGAGTGCGACATCCAGATCAACTCCAACATGGTTTCCCGCAAGCACGCCCGCATCCTGTGCGAGGGGGAGAAGGTCTCCATCGAAGACCTGGGAAGCGGCAACGGGACCTTCCTCAACACGACCAAGGTCGAGGGGCTGACGCCGCTCAAGAACAACGACCGGCTCAAGCTCGGGCCGATCATGTTCCGCGTCGAGGCGGCCAGCGACAACGCGCCGGACGACTCCAGTTCCGCGGTCCTGCGGCAGGCGGAGAAGTACTCCGACGTCCAGATCGCCGCCGACGAGATCACGTCGACGATCATGGGGGCCGCCGAGCACACCGAAGGCTTCGGCCTGCTCGACGTTCAGCCGCAGGCCAAGCTCAAGGCGATCCTCGAGATCACCCGCAGCCTGGCGGGGAGCCATGATGTCGAGAAGATCCTGCCCAAGGTCCTCGACACCCTGTTTGCGATCTTTCCGCACGCCGACCGCGGGGTGATCATCCTCAAGGATGCCGCCGGCAACATGGTCCCGCGGGCCATGAAGCACCGCCGGGACGAGACCGACGAGTCGGTCAAGCTCAGCCGGACGATCGTCAAGACGGTCCTGGAGCAGAAGAAGGCGATCCTCTCGGCCGACGCCTCGTCCGACACGCAGTTCCAGGCGAGCGAGTCGATCTCGTCCCTCAGCATCCGCTCGATGATGTGCGCCCCGCTGATCTCGATGTCGGGGGAGCCGATGGGGCTCATCAACATCGACACGCTCAATCCGCTCTCGCAGTTCAAGAAGGAAGACCTCGACATCATGATCGCCGTCGCGGGACAGGCGTCGATGTCGTACGAGAGCGCCCGGCTGCTGCAGTCCTACGTGGAGAAGCAGAAGCAGGACAGCGAAATGAACATCGCCCGCGACGTCCAGCGGGCCCTCCTGCCGGAGCGGATGCCGGACCTCCCGGGGTACGAGTTCTACACGACCTACGAGGCGGCCCAGGCGGTCGGCGGCGACTACTACGATGTCATCCCGCTCGTGGACGGCAAGGTCTGCCTGGCGTTCGGGGACGTGGCCGGCAAGGGGGTTCCGGCGTCGCTGGTGATGTCGCGGATCTCGAGCGTCGTCCGCTCGACGGTGGAGTTCGTGCAGGATGCCGCGGAGGCGGTGTTCAAGATCAACAACCACATGTGCGCGAAGGCGGTCGAGGGACGGTTCGTCACCTTCGTCTACGTCATCCTCGACACGGTCAACCACAAGATGTCGCTCGTGAATGCGGGCCACATGTCGCCGATGATCCGCAAGCCCGACGGGACGGTCGAGGAGTTCACCGAGGACACCGTGGGGGTCCCGATCGGCGTCGTCGAAGATTATCCCTTTGATGCCGTGACGCGGGCGCTGAATCCGGGTGAGACCGTGGTGATCTTCACCGACGGCGTCAGCGAGGCGATGAATCACGCGGGAGACCTGTACGGCACGGATGTCCTGCGGAACTTCGTGGCCCAGAATTCGCCCCGGGCGTCGGTTCTCGGGCCTGCGATCCGGGCGGACGTGAAGCGCCACGCGGCGGGCCGTCCGCAGAACGACGATATCACGCTGATGGTCTTCGGCCGCAATCCGGGGTAG